The genomic segment TTTCTGACCACCCTTCTGATTGTACACACTCTGGGAAGTCTTGTGCCTGACGGCTGATCAACGGGATGGCGGCTGATCACCCCGACCTCTGCGAAGCCCTGTGGTTGATTTCGTGTTGAGGGCGCATTTCAAGCCCCGTAGGGGGTGGTTACGCTTAGCCCGCTGCTTTAGCGGCGGGCGACCTGCGGCGGGGTCAGGCGCGGGGCTGAAGCCCACGCGCTAGGAATGACCACCCCGTTAGGGCTTAAAGACGACATACGGGATGCGGATAAATAGACGGATTCCCCCTCCCCTTGGGGGGGAGGGGGTAAGGGGGTGAGGGTATTCCCGTGCTTTAGCGCGGGGATCATCGGCGGGCGTCCCTACTACATCTCGTAACGGTGCTGAAGCGCCTGATGAAGCTGCTGGACAACCTTTCCCACCGCGACGTTATCTTTTTTGCCCAACACGCCGCCCGCCTCGACATAAGCATCGCGCAGGATGCGCCCCCAATTGCCCGTCCCCCGACGGGTGGGATGGTTGATGAAGTCGTCAATCGTCGCCGCGCCGCCGTTGGGGGCAACCAAGAAGTGGAAAATGCGATCATAGAGGCTGTCCAGATCGCGGCTGTCGATCACGTTCAGCGGGGAAAGTTGGCGTTTTAGCAGACGGCGCTTTTTCTCGTAAAAATCGACCAGCGAGAGTTCATGCCCGCCGGCGGTGAGGATGCTTGAGTCTGTGCCAAGCCGATCCGTCCGTTCGATCATGGCGTGGAAGGTCGTCCTATCGAGGGTACCGAACACATCCAGAAAGTCAGGGTCGTCGTGGAGGGGGGCAAGGTTCGTCCCGTGACGGCGGAAATAATGTTCCAACAGCAGCATACTGAATTGGTAATCCGTTGCCACTGCCGCCAAGCGCTCGGCGGAAGGATTGCTTGGCATTCCGGTGCTTTCGAGGGTGCAAACGCGCTTACTCGATTCCAAATCGGGGCGGACGCGCCCCAACATGTTGTGCATCCCCGAAAAGGGAAGCTCATCTTCGACGCCATAGAGAAGCGCCCGCGCTGTTCCGTTGGCAAGGTTGGAGCGCAGCAGATGGGCGTGTTTTTCCATCCCGTCCGCTTGCAGATGGGGGCTAAGCGGGCTATCGACATAATGACCGGTGATGCTGATCGAACGGACGTATTCCCGCACACAGAGGCGTTCGGTATCGCACGCCCCATCCATGAACGGACCGCCCTTCAGCAGCGCAGCGTTGGCAATTGCCGAGGCGCTCCCCAAATTGAGTTGGTAGGCAAGCATTCCCAACGCCTCGGAGCGTCCAGCAATATCGATATGCATGTGATACCCCTGAAAGCGCAGCAGGTTGGCGGGGCGGGCTGCCCCCCGTGTGATCTCATAGCGGCGGCGCAGCCCAGAGAGAATATCGCGCTGGCGCTCGCGGCTTTCGTTAATATCGTTCAAGAAGATCGCCACCGTCTCCACCTTATCCGAATGGGAGGTGGCAAATTCGGTCTCGGTGGGGTAGGTGGAAAGCACCGCCAGCCACAGCCCCGCCGCTTTGGTGGCATGTGCCAGCGCCGCAAGGTTTAGTTCGACGTTGCGCTGAATCTTAGCAAAGCCAATGGCGGGACCTTGCGTGATCTCCGCCTGATAGATGCACAGTTCAGGGGCAATATCAAGGGTTGCGCCGAGGCGTTGGGCGTTGGTGAGGTAGGCGTCATGGAACATATCCAAATCTGCCTCGGTGGGGTCTTCCAGATCGGGGCGGACGACGCCCACTTCCAATTCCGTCCCCACCGGACGAATTTGGAGCATCCCGCCCGCCTCGTGAATGTTTTCATGGATCACGGCGGGGTTCAGGTTATAGGGCTTGATGTAATCCAGCCATGGTCCTTGCTGAAAGCGCCGCCCTAAAAGGGTGGCAAGGACAATCGGTTCGTCACGGGCAAGCAGGACGTTGCCATCGGGGTTTTCCTCGTCCATCTCGGCATAGCCGCGCACAAGGTGACGGATCATCCGGCTGGTGACGGGATGTGAGCCGCGCTTGTTGCGGATGCTGCTGACGAATTCCTGAAACTGTTCGCGCAGTTCGTTCACGCGCTCCCACGAGATGCTGGAGGCGAAGTGTTGAAGCTGTACGTTATCAGGAAGTCCGTTATCCATAAGAAAAGACCTTGTGTGCCACGCTATCTTGATTTGTGAGGGAGTATTCTAGAGGGTCTGTCAAGACACGTCAAAACGCGCTCAACTGCCCTGTCCCTTACGAAAAAGGGGGAAATCTACCCCGTTCCCGCCTGTTTTTGCCCTTTTGTCGGCGTTTAGAATGGAGGAAGGGTCAATTCTTGGGAGGGGAATTAGGCGGTCTTGTGCAGAATGACGATCTGCGAGCGGGGAAGGTGCGGGCGCGGGGTATCTCTCGGCGGGCGTCCCAGGGGGCGGGGCAATAGCGCGGGGTTAAAACGCCCGCGCTAGGACTAATCACCCCGTTGGGGCTTAAAACAGGAGAGCCTCTTTGCCTTCAAGCCCCGAAGGGGTGGTTACTTTCAGCCCGTCCCCTTTAGGGGCGGGCGCTCTTGGCTGTGGTGACGGGTTTGGGTCACAGAACCCCTATCCCCCCGGTTACTGCGCAGCAGTCGCCTTTCCCTGTTTTCAGCCCCGTGCTTTAGCGCGGGCGTCCCTCCGCGCCTACCCGACCTTATTCACCTTGATCTGAACTTTCTTCACCGCACGGGGGTACTCGCCCTTCAAGATTGTTTGGTATTCTTCCCCGCCAAACCACGCATCGACCTCGTGGACGCGCTCCACCGCAAAAGGGTGATTGCCCTGCATGAATTCTGCCAGCGAGCGGTAAAGAATGGTCATCATGTCGTCCGTCTCCCCCTCGGCACGGTAGCGCCGCGCTTGGTCAAGGAACGCCTCTGTACTCAGTTCATTGGCAAAGCGGCGCGTTCCGCCGGCAAGTTTCGTCAGCCCGCTGATCACAACGGAGGCATCTTGAGTGGCGAGGAGCGCCGCCCGGTCTGCGGAAAGCTCCGCCCGCCGCCGCCATTCCATGAGGGTTGCCTCGATGGTTGCCCCAATCAGACGCCCAACGCCAAGCGTAAGCTGCCCGGCAATGCTGATCACATCGCGGATCATCCCCGTCATGGTGTTGTAGAGGACATGCCCACATTTGATATGCCCCAACTCATGCCCGATCACGGCGTAGAGTTCATCATCGCTGAGCAGATCGATCAATCCGGTAAAAATCATCACATAGGGCGTGGTATGCCCAAAGGTGAAGGCGTTCACCAGCGGCGATTGCGTCACGTAAAGCTCTGGTTCGGAAATATCCAGCACCGCCGACGCCTCGCGGAGCATGGCGTTTAGACGGGGAAACTGGCGCTCGCCCACGCGGACGCTGCTGCCGATGTTGTAGACGTACATCAAGCGTTCGTAACGCAGTTCAAGGAACTTTGCCACAAGGCGGTCAAAGCCGAATAAGCGTTTCAGGTTTTCGGTGGCGTCGCGGTCAGCGGGATGCTGAAATGCCGTCCCATCAATGCCAGTTAAGATCACGCGGGTCATGGTGATTCTCCGTAACGGGTTGTTATTCTCCCTTTACGCAAGGGGGGATGAGAAGTCGCGGGGAGGGGGGACACCACATGGTCGCCCTCCCGCTCATTCATTGCGCAGTGCGCCTACAGCATTTTTCAACGAGATTGACCCCTCAGTGGTTGACAGTCCCGCTTATCACGATATGCTTACCGATGGGCAGGCGGTGGTGATCAAGGGAAAACGAACGACGCCCGTCCTTCTTGTCAGAAGGCTGGTTGCCGTCCAACCAGTGAGGGTACTGCAATAAGGTAGGGTTTGCCGCCTCTAAAATGGCGATTCCCACCCGTACCGCCGCCATCCGCACCCCCTCCGGCGTCAGGTGAACGGCGCTATCGGTGAACTGTGCCGAGGGGACAGCGTTCCACAGATCGAGGTACAGCCACAAGCGTGCCTGACTTTCCGCCGCCATAACCGCCCGAAAGCGATCTACCACCCAACGCGGGTAAAAAAAATTGTAGCGAAGGGTGCTGTTGATTCCCTCGGAACGGAACATCGGCTCGTTCACAAAGAGAATGGGGACGTTCCCCATGAGGGCGCTCCCCGCCGCCAGCATCTCAAAGGCGAGGGTATCCGCCATTGCCGACTCGGGGAGAGTTTCCGGGGTGAAGCCGTGCCAGTCCACATCCTCGCCAAAATCTTCCATGCGGGGGAGGTAAAAGCGGGGGTAGGTTTGATCATGTTCGGTGACGCCCCACGCCAGACCATAAAGTTGCAGGCGCAGCCAATCTGCCAGCGCCCGACGCTGCCCAATGATCGTCTGTTCCCAGAGCGTCGGGCGGATGAATTTGGGGTCGTCCGTCCGTATGGGAAGGCTGAACTGCCGGATCAAGCTTTCAACGAGATCGGGGTTTTCCTGAACCAACCGCGTCGCAAGCTGTTGATCGGGGGCAAAGGCTTCCGGGGTGAACAACCAGACAATCAGATCGGGGTCATAGCGCCGCACCGCTGAGAGAATCAGGAGGTCTTTCAGGAGCGATTGCACCGGATAGCCGAGGTTGTAGGCGCGTACACGGCGTCCGTCGGCGGTGGTCAGCGCGGCGGCGGTGATCTGGGCAGAGAGCGTCTCTGTGTTTGATAGCAGAACGCCCCACACCGCCGAATCCCCGATGAGGATCACGCGGTACTCGTCCGCCGCTTTGGGCGTCCCGTGCAGGGCATGGCTGGCAAGCATGGCGGGCAGGTTTTGCAGGCTGAGGTTATAGGATTGATCGGGGTTTTCCCCAAAGGGAAGGCGCAAGCGCCCGGGCACCAGCAGATTGTACAGGCTTGGTTGATTCCACCCCGCCAGCGGGCGAAGGGCAATGAAGGCGAGATTGGCGGCGACAAAAAGGAACACCGTCTTGAGGGCGACATTGCGGACGAACCGCCCTGTGCGCCAGTCTGTGTTTGGGTTAGCCGTCGTCATCGTGCGGCGGCTCAGAGCGGCTCTTTGAAGTCATAAATGCCATCGCGCACCGCCCAACGGTAGCCACCCGATGGGCTGATCATCACGTCCCCCTCGCGCTGCAAGGGTTGGCGGCTGATCGGGCAGACGAACAGCGATTCCGTTGGGGTGAGGTCGGCAGGTGACCCCGCCACATGGGTTTCCAGCCATAGGCTTGGCGAAAGCGGCGCAACCCCGCCCAGATGCTGCAACAGCGCATCGATTCCAGCCATCATTTTCAGGGGGAGCAGGCGCTTAAACAGCCCCAAGCGCAGCCAGCTAACCGCCAAGCGCCGCCCGCTGCGGAAGCCCGCCGCTACCAGCGCCTCACCGATGTAAGCGGGGTGAAAGTCAAAATTGAGTTTGACAAACTCCACCGGATCGCGGCTGTAGGGACTCCATGCCTGAAGGCGCAAGGCGTAGCGGACAATCGCCTTCAGGTTCAGCTTGTTGGCAAATTCAAGGACAAACGTCCCCCCTGGCGCAAAACAGGCCTGGATGTTCTTCAGCGCGGCGGGGGCATCGGCAAGATGGTGAATCACGCGGCACATGATTCCGGCATCAAAGCTGTTGGCGGCGAAGGGCAAGCGGTAGAGGTCGGCGGCGACGTAGATCAGCCGAGGGGAACGCCCCAAGCGCGACTGCGCATCTTGGAGCATCGTCCGCGAGTAATCCATGAGGACGACCTGATCGTAGGCGTCTGCCTCGTTGATCAGCCGCCCAAAGCCGACGCCAAAATCGACGTAGCGGCGGGCGCGGGCGGGCAGCAAACGGCGCAGGGCGATCCGCTCTACGGCATCTTCATAGCCGCGCCCTTTGCCTTCCCAGAAGTCTACGCGGTAGGTTGACCCTTCGTAATCGCAGACATCGGGCGCTGTTTGGGGCGCTGTGTTCGGGGCTGTCTTAGGCAAATCGGTCATGGGCGTTCGGTACTCGGTGGTTGGGCAAGACTCATCAGCGTTTATCGGGAAAGGCGTGTCCGGCGTTATGACACCGGACACACACCAAAGGGATGGTTAATTTCCCACCGTCGGCACCGGAGTTGGAATCGACAAGGTGGGGGTGGGCGTTGCCCCGCCGGGCTGATCGGGGGCGGGGGTTGGCGGTTGGCTAGTAACCTGTGGGATGCTCGTCGGCGGGGAGACGAAGGGCGTCAGCATGGATGCTGGCGTGGGCGTGAACAGCGTAGAGCCGTTCCCTGTCTCGTAGCCGGGCCATGGATCCTCAATGAAGGGGTTGCTATCCAACAAGTTGCCGCCTTGCCCACGTGCGGCACGGAAGAACCAGGGCCAAAACTCGCGCCAACTGCTTGGAAGGTTGGTCAGGATGCGGGCAAAAGGATCGACCACATTTTTTAGGCTGAGCGCGACATCGTTCAACTGCGTCTCGTTCAGCGGGATATTGACAGGGACGTTCAGCACCACCGGAACATCAATATTCACCGGCACTTTCAGGTTGATCGGCACTTTCAAATCGACAGGGACGCGCAGCGTGATGGGCAGCGGCTGGTCAACTGGGACGTTCAAATTGAGCGCAACGGGAAGCTGCAAGCCCGTAGGGAGGGTGATCGCCACCGAGCCGCGAATACTGCCCCCACCGCCGGGGAGGGTGAACTGCGCGTTTGCCGTCAGGTCTACATTTTGGGTCAGGACAACCGTCGTGTTTTGCTGAAGGGGGATGTTCAGGCGGACGGGGATGGTGTCTTGGACAACAATGGTGTCTTTGACGTTGATCGTATCCGCCACCGTGATCGAATCACGGACGGGGATCACATCTTCGACCTTGATGTTCGTCTTGATCGTTGCGTCGTTCAGCCCGACAAAGCTGCTGTACAAGCCAGTGACCAGCGGCTCGGCAATGCCCGCTTTGATCTGGAACAAGAGCGTGAGCAAGATAAAGAGCGTGACGAGAAAGACAAAATTCATCACGAACGAGAAAATGATCGCAATGTTTTTGAAAACGTTCCAAAACCGTTTGATCCCTACCACGATGAGCCTCCTGTGCCGGGGCGCGCCCTGCCCGACGGGGATACCGATTAAAGGGCGATTTTACCACATCCTAACCTAGCACAAAGAAAAGAGTGGGAAAATGATCGGCAGGGAGAGGGGGGTCGGTTGGCAGCGGGAGATAGGAGGTCTTGAAATAGGGTCTAATCGTTTATGCTTTAAAAGACGCCAATGAAAAAAAGGATGGTGATCAATGACTCGTCGTGTTCGGATTGTTGTAGACAGCACCGCCGACGTGCCGCCAGAGTATCTCGCCCGCTATGACATGCGGATGATCCCCGCCTTTGTCAATTTTGGGGCGGAAAGCTACCCCGACGATGGAATCGCCCTCCCCCG from the Anaerolineales bacterium genome contains:
- a CDS encoding M48 family metallopeptidase produces the protein MTRVILTGIDGTAFQHPADRDATENLKRLFGFDRLVAKFLELRYERLMYVYNIGSSVRVGERQFPRLNAMLREASAVLDISEPELYVTQSPLVNAFTFGHTTPYVMIFTGLIDLLSDDELYAVIGHELGHIKCGHVLYNTMTGMIRDVISIAGQLTLGVGRLIGATIEATLMEWRRRAELSADRAALLATQDASVVISGLTKLAGGTRRFANELSTEAFLDQARRYRAEGETDDMMTILYRSLAEFMQGNHPFAVERVHEVDAWFGGEEYQTILKGEYPRAVKKVQIKVNKVG
- a CDS encoding class I SAM-dependent methyltransferase, which gives rise to MSGVITPDTPFPINADESCPTTEYRTPMTDLPKTAPNTAPQTAPDVCDYEGSTYRVDFWEGKGRGYEDAVERIALRRLLPARARRYVDFGVGFGRLINEADAYDQVVLMDYSRTMLQDAQSRLGRSPRLIYVAADLYRLPFAANSFDAGIMCRVIHHLADAPAALKNIQACFAPGGTFVLEFANKLNLKAIVRYALRLQAWSPYSRDPVEFVKLNFDFHPAYIGEALVAAGFRSGRRLAVSWLRLGLFKRLLPLKMMAGIDALLQHLGGVAPLSPSLWLETHVAGSPADLTPTESLFVCPISRQPLQREGDVMISPSGGYRWAVRDGIYDFKEPL